A window of Gloeocapsopsis sp. IPPAS B-1203 contains these coding sequences:
- a CDS encoding glycosyltransferase family 4 protein — protein sequence MKIAQVAPLWERVPPFRYGGIELIVSLLTDELVRRGHEVTLFASGDSITTANLVSVHEQALRLDPGIKEPGIYEQLMLTEVYSSAHHFDIIHSHVGCAALPYTSFSKTPTVHTMHGIFTPDNEKMFRRFAWQPYISISEAQREPRLGLNYIHTVYNGIDTSVYPFQAEPAQPAYLAFVGRLSPEKGPLQAIQIARAAGLPLKMAGKIDAVDRDFYHEQIESEIDGEQIQYLGEVSHEQKVQLLSGATVTLFPITWREPFGLVMIESMATGTPVIGMALGSVPEVIAHGKTGFVCHSLEKMIEAIPEAIKLDRQTCRDYIVNHFSVQSMTDEYEKAFQMVMS from the coding sequence ATGAAAATTGCCCAAGTTGCTCCTTTATGGGAGCGTGTTCCGCCTTTTCGCTATGGCGGCATTGAACTTATTGTCAGTTTGCTGACAGATGAATTAGTCCGCCGTGGTCATGAAGTAACTTTGTTTGCCTCTGGTGACTCGATTACAACAGCAAATTTAGTGTCAGTACACGAACAAGCTTTACGGCTGGACCCTGGCATTAAAGAACCTGGTATCTATGAGCAATTGATGCTGACTGAAGTCTATAGCTCAGCCCATCATTTTGATATCATTCATTCGCATGTTGGTTGTGCAGCACTGCCATACACAAGTTTTAGCAAAACGCCAACAGTCCACACAATGCATGGGATCTTTACCCCTGATAACGAAAAGATGTTCCGCCGTTTTGCTTGGCAACCCTATATCAGTATCAGTGAGGCACAAAGAGAACCTCGACTAGGTTTAAACTACATTCATACGGTTTACAACGGTATTGATACGTCTGTTTATCCGTTTCAAGCTGAACCAGCGCAACCTGCATATCTTGCTTTTGTTGGCAGGCTTTCCCCTGAAAAAGGACCGCTACAAGCAATTCAAATCGCACGAGCAGCTGGCTTGCCACTGAAAATGGCTGGTAAGATTGATGCTGTTGACCGTGACTTTTATCATGAACAGATAGAATCAGAAATCGATGGCGAACAAATTCAGTATTTAGGCGAAGTTTCCCACGAACAGAAAGTACAGTTGTTAAGTGGAGCTACAGTAACACTCTTTCCCATCACCTGGCGCGAACCTTTTGGGTTGGTGATGATTGAATCTATGGCAACAGGTACGCCAGTTATTGGTATGGCACTTGGCTCGGTACCAGAAGTTATTGCTCATGGCAAAACTGGTTTTGTCTGCCACTCACTGGAGAAAATGATTGAGGCAATTCCAGAAGCAATTAAGCTTGACCGACAGACTTGCCGAGATTACATTGTGAACCATTTTAGTGTTCAATCGATGACAGATGAATACGAAAAAGCGTTTCAAATGGTAATGTCTTGA